CTGACCGCGCGGCTCAGCGCCACCGCGCAGGGGGTCCCGGCGTCGTTCGCCGCGGCCCACCGCACGACGAGCGCGTCCAGGGGGTCGTCCGCCGTCCCCAGCGGCGCGCCCCACGGGCTCGTGGACACCTCGCCGTCGGCCCGGACCCAGAGCCGGTCCCCGGGGCCGCCACGGCCGGTCCATCCGCCGAGGGCCGGCTCGTCGGCCAGGAGCGTGGTGGGACCGGCGACGAGACCGGGGAACCGCCCGGTGGTGAAGGCCTCGTCGGCGTCGGAGAGGTAGGCCTCGAGATCGGAGGTCTCCGTCACGCGCAGGAGCGTCGGTCCACCGACCGGGATGTACCGGCCGAGGGCATAGGGGACCACCTGCAGGGAGAACTCCCCGGCGACGAGGACCTCCCCGTAGGGCTCCTCGAGGGAGCCGTCGTAGCCCCAGGTGCCTTCCTGCCCGTCGGGGGTGTAGACGGTGGTGCCCTCACCGACGAGGCCCGCTGCCCGCAGCGCCTCCACCTGCCCCGGGACGGCGGTGACCACCACCCGGGCACCGGTGCCGCCGGCGTCGCCGTGGGCCGTCCCCGACGCCCATCCGGCGAGGGTCTTCTTGTAGCTCTCCATCATCAGCTCCGTGGGTACTGGGGCGCCTCAGCGGGCGCCGATGGTCTCGGCACGGGTGGACGGCGCGGCGGGGCTCGCCGCGAGGGCCGCGAGGAGCACCTCGAGCTCCTCGACGGCGGCCTCGGCCCCCTCGACGTTGTAGATACCGGTGACGTTGAGGATGACCTCGTCCACCCCGGCGTCCCAGTACTGCTGCACCATCCCGGCCAGCTCGTCGACGTCCCCGCAGAGGAAGGCACCGCCCGCGACGATGGCCTTGGCCCCGGCGATGGGGTCGGCAGCGTCGACGGCGATCCCCGCCTTGCCGAGCATGTCGATGTAGTGCGGCGCCCGGGAGTGCGCGAAGTTGCTCGCCATCGCCAGCTTGAAGGGCTCGTGCTGGGGCCGGCGGCGGGCGATGGGGAGGATGGTGGCCAGCCGCGGCCGCGGCCGCCCGGCGCTCTGTGCCCCCTCCTCGAGAGCGGGCACGACGGTGTCCCGGAGGTAGGACGCGGGGGTGAGCCAGGTGATGGCCACGTCCGCAGTCTCCCCCGCGAGACGCGCCATGCGCGGGCGCAGGACGCCGAAGCCGAGCTCCACCGGGGGCGCCGGGCACTGCGCCAGACGCGCGTCACACCGGAAGGTCTCCGCCTCCGCGTGGACCTCGCCCCCGGCAAGGAGCTGGCGCACCGTGGTGATGTACTCCCGCATCGCGCCGAGCTGGCTGCGGTACGGCTCGCCGCGGACCCCCGTCTGGAACGACGTCCCCCCAGGGCCGAGCCCGAAGGTGACCGGCTGACCCGTCGCCAGAGCCAGTGACCTCGCCTCCATAGCGGCGTAGTACGGGTGCCGCAGCGGCGCCAGCGTGACGCCGATGCCGACGGGGACCCGCACGCCCGCACCGGCGAGGTAGGCAAAGCCCTGGTTGGTTTCGAGCAATGTCGACTGGCCCTGCCACAATGCCGCGCCCGGCACGCTCTGGACGATTGCCCCAAAGGGGAGCAATTGTTCCGGCCGACGCGGGACCAATGGCAGGAAGACGGAGACACGGCGTTGCATCGGTGGCCCTTTCCCTGCGTCAGGAGGGGCCCCGCTCACCTGTGCTGGTGAGTTGCTCCGGCGCCTCGCGGCATGTGTAGCGGGACGGCGAGTTGCTCGTCAACACACGTAGCGCTGAATGCGGCGCTGTTATCCTTTCGGAGACCGTCGTCTAGACAAACGTATGCTGGCGGTTGACCGGGCGCCCTGCGCCCTGATAGCAGTGAGGTTTTGCCTCCGCGCCGGCGGCATTGTTTCAATACCCTTGGCTACGGCGTGCGCACCCTGCTGCCCTGCACCCGGGTGCGCGCACGCCGGTCGTCCGTCCGGCGTGGGGGCGTGGGGGCGGGGGGGTCTCGCGGCCGGGTGAGGCGGCGGGCGCCGCCGAGGCATCGCCCGGTGACTGACGGGCCGGCCGGGGCGGCGGACAGCAGAGGTGGCACGGCCTGGCGAGCCGCTCGGCCGGGCAGCGCGTGACCGGGCGGCGCAGACCAGCGGCGACGGTGCCGCTCGGAGCGGGTGACCGGGATCGAACCGGCACCATCTGCTTGGAAGGCAGAGGCTCTACCATTGAGCTACACCCGCGCGCACCGGCCACTGGGGCCGGAGC
The sequence above is a segment of the Georgenia faecalis genome. Coding sequences within it:
- a CDS encoding LLM class flavin-dependent oxidoreductase; translated protein: MLETNQGFAYLAGAGVRVPVGIGVTLAPLRHPYYAAMEARSLALATGQPVTFGLGPGGTSFQTGVRGEPYRSQLGAMREYITTVRQLLAGGEVHAEAETFRCDARLAQCPAPPVELGFGVLRPRMARLAGETADVAITWLTPASYLRDTVVPALEEGAQSAGRPRPRLATILPIARRRPQHEPFKLAMASNFAHSRAPHYIDMLGKAGIAVDAADPIAGAKAIVAGGAFLCGDVDELAGMVQQYWDAGVDEVILNVTGIYNVEGAEAAVEELEVLLAALAASPAAPSTRAETIGAR
- the mpaB gene encoding daptide biosynthesis RiPP recognition protein, encoding MMESYKKTLAGWASGTAHGDAGGTGARVVVTAVPGQVEALRAAGLVGEGTTVYTPDGQEGTWGYDGSLEEPYGEVLVAGEFSLQVVPYALGRYIPVGGPTLLRVTETSDLEAYLSDADEAFTTGRFPGLVAGPTTLLADEPALGGWTGRGGPGDRLWVRADGEVSTSPWGAPLGTADDPLDALVVRWAAANDAGTPCAVALSRAVSDDERAAAFTERPWLGQYVKTLGVLRALAARGVDSARASGFGGRLDGALDGVPAGPGAPAPVLCWDAHHAYLSDAGRTVQIAHPLAVTVERILVLGHGAADLLGAAELDRVATYFADAGFPLLPAACAAGLPVAG